A single Bifidobacterium scardovii JCM 12489 = DSM 13734 DNA region contains:
- a CDS encoding hydroxyacid dehydrogenase has product MAQSPSLESSLESSATSAAVPSERPDGPSVVFSFRPADLIGKIMGADAWRTLASVAAFDHDSNGGIPVVEDFHDPVHAERIAAASYIITGWGAEGLLDAAALDAMPKLRGIFAASGAADRIFADDRAKETARERGVALSNSGYLNGLPVAEYCFANILLANKSFFRAERMYHEQRGWGAWVDVQSVFANVGNYEKTVGLVCASSRIGRRLMTMLQMTRLDVLAYAIDMSADETASYGATKASLDEVMGRGDIVSLHAPDIPPLRGMIGARELGLMKDGATLLNSARGRVVDHDALIAELRTGRINAILDVTWPEPLPGDSPLWDMPNVILTPHIAGSTGSELHAMGLNVAEELARHTAGKPLKYREEY; this is encoded by the coding sequence ATGGCACAGTCGCCGTCGTTGGAATCATCGTTGGAATCATCGGCCACGTCGGCCGCTGTGCCGTCCGAACGGCCCGATGGGCCGTCGGTGGTCTTCTCGTTCCGTCCGGCCGATCTGATCGGGAAAATCATGGGGGCAGATGCGTGGCGGACGCTTGCTTCCGTCGCCGCGTTCGACCACGACTCGAACGGCGGCATCCCGGTGGTGGAGGATTTCCATGACCCCGTGCACGCGGAACGCATCGCCGCCGCCAGTTACATCATCACCGGGTGGGGCGCCGAGGGACTGCTCGACGCGGCGGCGCTGGACGCCATGCCGAAGCTGCGGGGCATCTTCGCGGCCAGCGGCGCCGCCGATCGCATCTTCGCCGATGACCGGGCCAAGGAGACGGCGAGGGAGCGCGGCGTTGCGCTGTCGAACTCCGGGTACCTCAACGGATTGCCGGTGGCGGAGTACTGTTTCGCGAACATCTTGCTGGCCAACAAGTCGTTCTTCCGGGCCGAGCGCATGTACCATGAGCAACGCGGTTGGGGAGCGTGGGTAGACGTGCAGAGCGTGTTCGCCAACGTCGGCAACTATGAGAAGACGGTCGGACTCGTCTGCGCGTCCTCGCGCATCGGACGCCGGCTCATGACCATGCTGCAGATGACCCGTCTGGACGTGCTGGCCTACGCCATCGACATGTCCGCCGATGAGACCGCGTCGTACGGCGCGACCAAGGCCAGTCTCGACGAGGTCATGGGCCGCGGCGATATCGTCTCCCTTCATGCGCCGGATATTCCGCCGTTGCGTGGCATGATCGGCGCTCGCGAGCTGGGGCTCATGAAGGACGGCGCCACGCTGCTCAATTCGGCGCGCGGCCGTGTGGTGGACCACGACGCCCTGATCGCGGAACTCAGGACCGGCAGAATCAACGCGATCCTCGACGTCACCTGGCCCGAGCCGCTGCCGGGCGATTCGCCGCTGTGGGACATGCCCAACGTGATCCTCACCCCGCATATCGCCGGATCCACCGGCAGCGAACTGCATGCGATGGGACTCAACGTGGCCGAGGAGCTGGCGCGCCACACCGCCGGCAAGCCGCTGAAATACCGCGAGGAATACTGA
- a CDS encoding type II toxin-antitoxin system PemK/MazF family toxin — MIRRHHYGDVVWADLDPAAGHEQNKRRPLIVVSNDEYNRYNNLVMTVPITSNHEYPLHINVGLIPTEDGGEVYGWAEIEQAKSLDLDARNASKVASLEEETMERITVMLLSGLMRPSMRIERIY, encoded by the coding sequence ATGATACGAAGGCATCACTATGGCGATGTCGTCTGGGCCGATCTCGATCCGGCCGCGGGCCATGAACAGAATAAGCGACGCCCGCTCATCGTGGTCAGCAACGACGAATACAACCGGTACAACAACCTCGTCATGACCGTCCCCATCACCAGCAATCACGAGTACCCGCTCCATATCAACGTAGGCCTCATTCCAACCGAGGATGGCGGCGAGGTATACGGCTGGGCCGAGATCGAGCAGGCGAAAAGCCTGGATCTCGATGCGCGCAACGCCAGCAAGGTCGCATCCCTAGAAGAGGAGACCATGGAACGCATCACCGTAATGCTGCTCAGCGGACTGATGCGCCCCTCGATGCGCATAGAGCGCATCTACTAG
- a CDS encoding AbrB/MazE/SpoVT family DNA-binding domain-containing protein encodes MNTTTLTKWGNGQGVRLSKDTMEKAGLHVGDSLEIHTENGKITLLAAKKRYIDVLDYQALFRDYDGPAPEEDGFARPVGQELA; translated from the coding sequence ATGAACACCACCACATTGACGAAATGGGGCAACGGACAAGGCGTTCGCTTGTCCAAGGACACGATGGAAAAAGCCGGTCTGCATGTAGGCGATTCACTGGAAATACATACGGAAAACGGGAAAATCACCCTTCTGGCGGCCAAAAAACGCTATATCGATGTCCTCGACTACCAGGCACTGTTTCGGGACTATGATGGTCCGGCTCCCGAAGAAGACGGCTTCGCCCGGCCCGTCGGTCAGGAGCTCGCATGA
- a CDS encoding Gfo/Idh/MocA family protein has protein sequence MADKTIGVILNGATGRMGYRQHLCRSILPIIEQGGVELSDGSRVQLDPILVGRHEAKLKEASEKHGGLKYTTDLDAVLADPHYSLYADFLVTSARVEAIEKAIAAGKDIYTEKPIAETYEDACELVRLAEAKGVKTGVVHDKLFLPGLLKLRRLIKSGFFGRILSVHGEFGYWVFEGDWRESQRPSWNYKKELGGGMISDMFPHWNYVIEGLFGKIKTVYAEAKTEIPERVDEKGNTYQATAEDAAYAIFELDNGITVQMNSSWNTRVYRNELLEFQIDGTRGSAVVGLFGAEIQVRDVTPKAFWNPDVPDPHKYMDNWQEICTDETFENGFKVQWEEYLRSLAEGADYPYDFASGARGVRLAELGYESAEKGAKIQVPEGRY, from the coding sequence ATGGCAGACAAGACGATCGGAGTCATTCTCAACGGAGCGACCGGCCGCATGGGCTACCGCCAGCACCTGTGCCGCTCCATCCTGCCCATCATCGAGCAGGGCGGCGTGGAGCTGTCCGACGGCTCGCGCGTGCAGCTCGACCCGATCCTGGTCGGCCGCCACGAAGCCAAGCTCAAGGAGGCCTCCGAAAAGCACGGCGGTCTCAAGTACACCACCGATCTCGACGCGGTGCTCGCCGACCCACACTACTCGCTGTACGCCGACTTCCTCGTCACCTCGGCGCGCGTCGAGGCGATCGAGAAGGCCATCGCCGCCGGCAAGGACATCTACACCGAAAAGCCGATCGCCGAAACCTACGAGGACGCCTGCGAGCTGGTCCGCCTGGCCGAGGCCAAGGGCGTCAAGACCGGCGTGGTGCACGACAAGCTCTTCCTGCCCGGTCTGCTCAAGCTGCGCCGCCTTATCAAGTCCGGCTTCTTCGGCCGCATCCTGTCGGTGCACGGCGAGTTCGGCTACTGGGTGTTCGAAGGCGATTGGCGCGAATCCCAGCGCCCCAGCTGGAACTACAAGAAGGAACTCGGCGGCGGCATGATCTCCGACATGTTCCCGCACTGGAACTACGTGATCGAAGGCCTGTTCGGCAAGATCAAGACCGTCTACGCCGAGGCGAAGACCGAGATCCCCGAGCGCGTGGACGAGAAGGGCAACACGTACCAGGCCACCGCCGAGGACGCCGCCTACGCCATCTTCGAGCTGGACAACGGCATCACCGTGCAGATGAACTCCTCGTGGAACACCCGCGTCTACCGCAACGAGCTGCTCGAGTTCCAGATCGACGGCACCAGGGGCTCCGCGGTCGTCGGCCTGTTCGGCGCTGAGATCCAGGTGCGCGACGTCACCCCGAAGGCCTTCTGGAACCCGGACGTGCCGGATCCGCACAAGTACATGGACAACTGGCAGGAGATCTGCACCGACGAGACCTTCGAGAACGGTTTCAAGGTGCAGTGGGAGGAGTACCTGCGCTCCCTGGCCGAAGGCGCCGACTACCCGTACGACTTCGCCTCCGGTGCGCGCGGCGTTCGTCTGGCCGAGCTGGGCTACGAATCCGCTGAAAAGGGCGCCAAGATTCAGGTCCCCGAAGGCCGGTACTGA
- a CDS encoding DUF993 family protein, with product MSTFTLIDKNGATRKVEANPAPAFSKPTAPLKSRIAYAAAHVVPVAWADNTPGRPAEVDWESTIGFRRMVWSWGLGVADCMDTAQRNLGMDWAATAELMRRSGAAAKEYADKEGWGRSVADLVSVGVNTDQLEQGGDYTLAQIVDAYLEQLSVCEEAGDGPVIMCSRHLCRTAQSPADYIKVYDEVIGAAKSPVILHWLGEVFDAQLHGYFGSADWREASKTVLAIIEHNPGKVRGVKMSLLDADSERYMRAMLPEGTMMLTGDDFHYVDLIKDAEQDDPKTGKRAVMHSNALLGAFSVLAPHASAAIQALDRGDAAEYLRILEPTQALAQQVFVHPTEFYKTSVAFMSWLNGHQPAFQMVGGLQSARSLPNLSCVVELANSCGAFETPDLAAKRWNALLAINGIAR from the coding sequence ATGTCAACATTCACACTGATCGATAAGAACGGCGCCACCCGCAAGGTCGAAGCGAATCCGGCGCCGGCCTTCAGCAAGCCGACCGCGCCGCTGAAGTCGCGCATCGCCTACGCCGCCGCGCACGTCGTGCCGGTCGCCTGGGCCGACAACACGCCGGGCCGTCCCGCTGAAGTCGACTGGGAATCCACGATCGGATTCCGCCGCATGGTCTGGTCCTGGGGACTCGGCGTCGCCGACTGCATGGATACCGCGCAGCGCAACCTCGGCATGGATTGGGCCGCCACCGCCGAGCTCATGCGCCGCTCTGGGGCCGCCGCCAAGGAATACGCCGACAAGGAGGGCTGGGGGCGCTCCGTGGCCGATCTGGTATCGGTCGGCGTCAATACCGATCAGCTGGAGCAGGGCGGCGACTACACGCTCGCGCAGATCGTCGACGCCTATCTCGAGCAGCTGAGCGTGTGCGAGGAGGCCGGCGACGGCCCGGTCATCATGTGCTCGCGCCACCTGTGCCGCACCGCGCAGAGCCCGGCCGACTACATCAAGGTCTACGACGAGGTGATCGGCGCCGCCAAGAGCCCGGTCATCCTGCACTGGCTCGGCGAGGTCTTCGACGCGCAGCTGCACGGCTACTTCGGCTCCGCCGACTGGCGCGAGGCCTCCAAGACCGTGCTCGCCATCATCGAGCACAACCCCGGCAAGGTGCGCGGCGTGAAGATGTCGCTGCTCGACGCCGACTCCGAACGCTACATGCGCGCCATGCTGCCCGAAGGCACGATGATGCTCACCGGCGACGACTTCCACTACGTGGACCTCATCAAGGACGCCGAGCAGGACGATCCGAAGACCGGCAAGCGCGCCGTCATGCACTCCAACGCGCTGCTCGGCGCGTTCTCCGTGCTCGCGCCGCACGCCTCCGCCGCCATCCAGGCGCTAGACAGGGGCGACGCGGCCGAGTACCTGCGCATCTTGGAACCGACCCAGGCCCTTGCGCAGCAGGTGTTCGTGCACCCCACCGAGTTCTACAAGACCTCCGTGGCGTTCATGAGCTGGCTCAACGGCCACCAGCCCGCCTTCCAGATGGTCGGCGGCCTGCAGTCCGCCCGCAGCCTGCCGAACCTGAGCTGCGTCGTGGAGCTCGCCAACTCCTGCGGCGCCTTCGAGACGCCCGATCTCGCGGCCAAGCGCTGGAACGCCCTGCTCGCCATCAACGGCATCGCGCGATGA
- a CDS encoding sugar phosphate isomerase/epimerase family protein encodes MTNPILSMNQATIKYADLRQTLDTLTAAGYRSVGLWREPVEAVGLDTAVKMVADSGLRVSTMCRGGFFTMPEGAARRASIDDNRKLIEETAAFGCKVLVLVVGGLPEGSKDLIGARARVADALAELEQDALAAGVTLAIEPLHPMYCTDRACVSTLGQALDLAAPFDPKAVGVTVDTFHIFWDPQVLDSIARAGREGRIATYQVCDYRTPFEKDVLLSRHYMGEGVIDFKSLTEAVAATGCRGDIECEIFNQAVWDTPFDQVAAKVADSFDKEVAPYWPVR; translated from the coding sequence ATGACCAATCCGATTCTGTCCATGAACCAGGCGACGATCAAGTACGCCGACCTGCGCCAGACCCTCGACACGCTCACCGCGGCCGGATACCGGAGCGTCGGCCTGTGGCGCGAGCCCGTCGAGGCCGTGGGCCTCGACACCGCCGTCAAGATGGTGGCCGACTCCGGGCTGCGCGTCTCCACGATGTGCCGCGGCGGCTTCTTCACCATGCCCGAGGGCGCCGCCCGCCGCGCCTCCATCGACGACAACCGCAAACTCATCGAGGAGACCGCCGCCTTCGGCTGCAAGGTGCTCGTGCTCGTCGTCGGTGGTTTGCCGGAAGGTTCCAAGGACCTGATCGGCGCCCGCGCCCGCGTCGCCGACGCCCTCGCCGAGCTGGAGCAGGACGCGCTTGCGGCCGGCGTGACGCTGGCCATCGAACCGCTGCACCCGATGTACTGCACCGACCGCGCCTGCGTGTCGACGCTCGGCCAGGCGCTCGACCTCGCCGCGCCCTTCGACCCGAAGGCCGTCGGCGTCACCGTCGACACCTTCCACATCTTCTGGGATCCGCAGGTGCTCGACTCGATCGCGCGCGCCGGCCGCGAGGGGCGCATCGCCACGTACCAGGTGTGCGACTACCGCACCCCGTTCGAGAAGGACGTGCTCCTGAGCCGCCACTACATGGGCGAGGGCGTCATCGACTTCAAGAGCCTCACTGAGGCCGTGGCCGCCACCGGCTGTCGCGGCGACATCGAATGCGAGATCTTCAATCAGGCCGTCTGGGACACCCCGTTCGACCAGGTCGCCGCCAAGGTCGCCGACTCCTTCGACAAGGAAGTCGCGCCGTACTGGCCGGTCCGCTAG
- a CDS encoding glycosyl hydrolase family 28-related protein, whose protein sequence is MAMMYNVRDYGAKADGVTNDAAAIQSAIDGNA, encoded by the coding sequence ATGGCAATGATGTACAACGTGCGCGACTACGGCGCGAAGGCCGACGGTGTGACCAACGACGCCGCCGCCATCCAATCGGCGATCGACGGCAACGCCTAG
- a CDS encoding glycosyl hydrolase family 28 protein, with product MMIRLLRCRNVHVENLRLYEAAAWTTAFLDSEYIWVRGVDIKNDKRYNGDGLDFDGSAHVFVSDCYVRGTDDNFCLQASSKDHPVHDVHVTNCEFTGVCAGLRFGLKSIGDIYDVTVSNCTLNRVWREGIKIECTEGGAISDISFDNIVMRNVTRPVSAILNSRFELDGYGTSVELDHMPEIGAMSRISITNLTATDDEEMANVHRRFTDDVMGEPRFNGIRFDAAEGHPIEDVALDGIRYTFIGGVKQSDIPAEYPRLVDKLAEPGVKSSENYWPDWSRAAFMDLRNVRGLDMTRIRLHAIRPDERPAVLLDGCATYAPADVRVDGEPLAP from the coding sequence ATGATGATCCGCCTGCTGCGCTGCCGCAACGTGCACGTCGAGAACCTGCGCCTGTACGAGGCCGCCGCATGGACCACCGCGTTCCTCGACAGCGAATACATCTGGGTGCGCGGCGTCGACATCAAGAACGACAAGCGCTACAACGGCGACGGCCTCGACTTCGACGGCAGCGCCCATGTGTTCGTCTCCGACTGCTACGTGCGCGGCACCGACGACAACTTCTGCCTGCAGGCCAGCAGCAAGGACCATCCGGTGCACGACGTGCACGTTACCAACTGCGAGTTCACCGGCGTGTGCGCCGGCTTGCGCTTCGGCCTCAAGTCCATCGGCGACATCTACGACGTGACCGTCTCGAACTGCACGCTCAACCGCGTGTGGCGCGAGGGCATCAAGATCGAATGCACCGAGGGCGGCGCGATCAGCGACATCTCCTTCGACAACATCGTGATGCGCAACGTCACCCGTCCGGTGTCCGCGATCCTCAACAGCCGTTTCGAGCTTGACGGCTACGGCACGTCGGTCGAGCTGGACCACATGCCCGAGATCGGCGCGATGTCGCGGATCAGCATCACCAACCTGACCGCCACCGACGATGAGGAGATGGCGAACGTCCACCGCCGCTTCACCGACGACGTGATGGGCGAGCCCCGCTTCAACGGCATCCGCTTCGACGCGGCCGAGGGCCACCCGATCGAGGACGTGGCGCTCGACGGCATCCGCTACACCTTCATCGGCGGCGTGAAGCAGTCCGACATCCCGGCCGAATACCCGCGGCTGGTGGACAAGCTCGCCGAGCCGGGCGTGAAGTCGAGCGAGAACTACTGGCCCGACTGGTCCCGCGCCGCGTTCATGGACCTGCGCAACGTGCGCGGCCTCGACATGACCCGCATCCGCCTGCACGCGATCCGCCCGGACGAGCGTCCGGCCGTGCTGCTCGACGGCTGCGCGACCTACGCGCCGGCCGATGTGCGCGTCGACGGCGAACCGCTCGCGCCGTGA
- a CDS encoding GNAT family N-acetyltransferase: protein MMIRHATLEDAPAIAALEAECFPAAEAATRADIEDRLRVYPDHFWLLFDGDELVSFVNGMVTDLPDLTDDMYEDASMHDGHGAWQMVFGVDTAPARQGSGCASRTMRAAIDESRAAGRKGMVLTCKERLIGFYEHFGYVDEGVSSSEHGGVVWHQMRLTF from the coding sequence ATGATGATCAGACATGCGACGTTGGAGGACGCGCCCGCGATCGCGGCGCTTGAGGCGGAGTGCTTCCCGGCCGCGGAGGCCGCCACGCGGGCCGATATCGAGGACCGTCTGCGCGTGTATCCGGATCATTTCTGGCTGCTGTTCGACGGCGACGAGCTGGTGTCGTTCGTCAACGGCATGGTCACCGATCTGCCCGACCTGACCGACGACATGTACGAGGACGCCTCGATGCACGACGGGCACGGCGCGTGGCAGATGGTCTTTGGCGTCGACACCGCGCCGGCGAGGCAGGGGAGCGGCTGCGCGAGCCGCACGATGCGCGCCGCCATCGACGAATCGCGGGCGGCCGGCCGCAAGGGCATGGTACTGACCTGCAAGGAGCGGCTCATCGGCTTCTACGAGCATTTCGGCTACGTGGATGAGGGCGTCTCCTCCTCCGAGCACGGCGGCGTGGTCTGGCACCAGATGCGCCTGACGTTCTAG
- a CDS encoding ABC transporter ATP-binding protein/permease: MLQIKSISKRYKTGDFVQQALDKVSLNLRDSEFVAILGPSGSGKTTLLNIIGGLDRYDDGDLVINGISTKQYKDRDWDSYRNHTVGFVFQSYNLIPHQTILSNVELALTISGIGKADRRERARKALERVGLGDHINKKPNQLSGGQMQRVAIARALVNDPDIVLADEPTGALDSDTSVQIMNLLKEVAKDRLVVMVTHNPELAEQYATRIVNLRDGVIRSDSAPFEIDEASASPAVHKTMGKASMSFATSLALSFNNLKTKKARTLLTSFAGSIGIIGIALILSVSTGVNAYIDNIQRDTMTAYPITIDEQTFDMSSIMGSQMGGDDGYGGKTHKSDGIYPDDRSIKQASSLTSSITENNLTSFKKYLDDQNSEIHQYVGSTGIQYTYDVKFSVFDRDPDGTLVNANGVTIGSDGSASMASQMASTSSTGMSGSSSITSKQMSMLTGKTDENAAPDSFSEIMPGSDDSQLVGKVITDNYRVVDGSWPTSKDEVVLVLDDNNSVPLTTLYELGLLPASDYNEMMSKLNAGDKVSTPQGKIDYAKALDQTLYLIPASDQYVKGDDGHYRFIGDDKDAIEQRLDSATKLKVVGVVKAKKDASATPLAAGVGYTRALTNDLIDRAASSAIVTDQKADPNVNVLNGMTFSPSDDATKAADARTYVASLGVTQKANMAKSMMGAGQQSGASGAAGAAGAAGDQATAMAAMSEQQLADSFDAYIATASDDVLVAIYDQYVSTGTYDDNLAAFGVVSRDAPSSINIYADSFEDKDHIADAITDYNKTVSKKDKITYTDYVGLMMSSVTTIVNVISYVLIAFVSVSLIVSSIMIGIITYISVLERTKEIGILRAMGASKHNVSQVFNAETGIIGLCSGLLGVGLTVLLNFPINAVLHHFIGNADVNAALPVTGGVVLVILSVVLTLIGGLIPSRKAAKQDPATALRTE, encoded by the coding sequence ATGCTGCAGATCAAATCGATCTCCAAGCGTTACAAGACCGGTGATTTCGTCCAACAGGCACTCGACAAGGTCAGCCTGAACCTGCGCGACAGCGAGTTCGTCGCGATCCTCGGCCCCTCCGGGTCGGGCAAGACCACGCTGCTCAACATCATCGGCGGCCTCGACCGCTACGATGACGGCGATCTGGTGATCAACGGCATCTCCACCAAGCAGTACAAGGACCGCGACTGGGATTCGTACCGCAACCACACGGTCGGCTTCGTGTTCCAGAGCTACAACCTGATCCCGCACCAGACGATCCTGTCGAATGTCGAGCTCGCGCTCACGATCTCCGGCATCGGCAAGGCCGACCGCCGCGAGCGGGCGCGCAAGGCGCTGGAGCGGGTCGGCCTCGGCGACCACATCAACAAGAAGCCGAACCAGCTCTCCGGCGGCCAGATGCAGCGCGTGGCCATCGCCCGCGCGCTGGTCAACGACCCGGACATCGTGCTGGCCGACGAGCCGACCGGCGCGCTCGACTCCGACACCTCCGTGCAGATCATGAACCTGCTCAAGGAGGTCGCCAAGGACCGCCTGGTCGTCATGGTCACCCACAACCCCGAGCTCGCCGAACAGTACGCGACGCGCATCGTCAACCTGCGCGACGGCGTGATCCGCTCCGACTCGGCCCCGTTCGAGATCGACGAGGCGAGCGCAAGCCCAGCCGTGCACAAGACGATGGGCAAGGCGTCGATGTCGTTCGCCACCTCGCTGGCGCTGAGCTTCAACAACCTGAAGACCAAGAAGGCGCGCACGCTCCTCACCTCATTCGCCGGGTCGATCGGCATCATCGGCATCGCGCTGATCCTGTCGGTGTCCACGGGCGTGAACGCGTACATCGACAACATCCAGCGCGACACGATGACCGCCTACCCGATCACCATCGACGAGCAGACCTTCGATATGTCGAGCATCATGGGCAGCCAGATGGGCGGCGACGACGGCTACGGCGGCAAGACGCACAAGTCCGACGGCATCTACCCGGACGACCGCAGCATCAAGCAGGCGTCGAGCCTGACCAGCTCGATCACCGAGAACAACCTGACCAGCTTCAAGAAATACCTGGACGACCAGAACAGCGAGATCCACCAGTACGTGGGCTCCACCGGCATCCAGTACACGTACGACGTGAAGTTCTCCGTGTTCGACCGCGATCCGGACGGAACGCTGGTCAACGCGAACGGCGTGACCATCGGCTCGGACGGCTCCGCCTCGATGGCCTCGCAGATGGCCTCCACCAGCTCGACCGGCATGTCGGGCTCCTCGTCGATCACCTCGAAGCAGATGTCGATGCTGACCGGCAAGACCGACGAGAACGCCGCGCCCGACTCGTTCAGCGAGATCATGCCGGGTTCCGACGACAGCCAGCTCGTGGGCAAGGTCATCACCGACAACTACCGGGTGGTCGACGGCTCGTGGCCGACGTCCAAGGACGAGGTGGTGCTGGTGCTCGACGACAACAACAGCGTGCCGCTGACCACGCTGTACGAGCTCGGCCTGCTGCCCGCCTCCGACTACAACGAGATGATGTCCAAGCTCAACGCCGGCGACAAGGTCAGCACCCCGCAGGGCAAGATCGACTATGCGAAGGCGCTCGACCAGACGCTGTACCTGATCCCGGCGTCCGACCAGTACGTCAAGGGCGATGACGGCCACTACCGGTTCATCGGCGACGACAAGGACGCGATCGAGCAGCGGCTCGATTCGGCCACCAAACTCAAGGTGGTCGGCGTCGTCAAGGCGAAGAAGGACGCCTCGGCCACGCCGCTGGCGGCGGGCGTGGGCTACACGCGCGCCCTAACCAACGACCTGATCGACCGTGCGGCCTCCAGCGCGATCGTCACCGACCAGAAGGCCGATCCGAACGTGAACGTGCTCAACGGCATGACGTTCTCGCCCTCCGACGATGCCACCAAGGCCGCCGATGCACGCACCTACGTGGCATCGCTCGGCGTGACGCAGAAGGCGAACATGGCCAAGTCGATGATGGGAGCGGGGCAGCAGTCCGGCGCCTCGGGCGCCGCTGGTGCGGCTGGTGCGGCCGGTGACCAGGCCACCGCGATGGCCGCGATGAGCGAGCAGCAGCTCGCCGACAGCTTCGACGCCTACATCGCCACCGCGTCGGACGACGTGCTCGTCGCGATCTACGACCAGTACGTGTCGACGGGCACCTACGACGACAACCTCGCCGCGTTCGGCGTGGTGAGCCGCGACGCGCCCAGCTCGATCAACATCTACGCCGACAGCTTCGAGGACAAGGACCACATCGCCGACGCGATCACCGACTACAACAAGACCGTGTCGAAGAAGGACAAGATCACCTACACGGATTACGTCGGGCTCATGATGAGTTCGGTGACCACGATCGTCAACGTGATCTCCTACGTGCTCATCGCGTTCGTGTCGGTGTCGCTCATCGTCTCGTCGATCATGATCGGCATCATCACCTACATCTCGGTGCTCGAGCGCACCAAGGAGATCGGCATCCTGCGCGCGATGGGCGCCTCGAAGCACAATGTTTCACAGGTGTTCAACGCGGAGACCGGCATTATCGGCCTGTGCTCCGGCCTGCTGGGCGTCGGCCTGACCGTGCTGCTCAACTTCCCGATCAACGCGGTGCTGCACCACTTCATCGGCAATGCGGACGTCAATGCGGCCCTGCCCGTGACCGGCGGCGTGGTGCTGGTGATCCTGAGCGTCGTGCTCACGCTGATCGGCGGTCTGATCCCCTCGCGCAAGGCCGCCAAGCAGGACCCGGCCACCGCCCTGCGCACCGAGTAG
- a CDS encoding trans-sulfuration enzyme family protein — protein sequence MTRFNTQLVHGLPIDDNITGAVNPPIYNSSTYAFESVDAMPRYDYARSGNPTREFLERQIAQLEHGTRGFAFASGLAAIHAVLSVFSAGDRIVVGRNIYGGTYSLFNEFFSRWGLTVEAADTHDPEALRAAVAGDRENGISPAQAVYFETITNPLLDVNDVREISSIAHEYGALSIVDNTFVTPYLQQPLDLGADVVIHSATKYLAGHSEVNAGLVVVSRDDLAEKVYFAQNRLGGVLAPVECDAVRRGIQTLALRMDRQQENAAAVARYLLAHPLVKVVHYPGLPGHDVTGLSSAEALAAKGLKGGGGVLSFEVIPGVDPSVILDNLNVFRLAVSLGAVESLAELPCRMTHFELPREERLKVGITDELIRLSIGIEDKSDLIEDLGQALDKAYGAFISTHAEADVLGQLSAGVFA from the coding sequence ATGACGAGGTTCAACACTCAGCTGGTCCACGGGCTGCCGATCGATGACAACATCACCGGAGCCGTGAACCCGCCCATCTACAACTCATCCACGTATGCTTTCGAATCGGTCGACGCCATGCCCCGCTATGACTACGCGCGCAGCGGCAACCCGACCCGCGAGTTCCTCGAGCGCCAGATCGCGCAGCTGGAGCACGGCACGCGAGGATTCGCGTTCGCATCCGGCCTGGCGGCGATCCACGCCGTGCTGAGCGTGTTCTCCGCCGGGGACCGCATCGTCGTCGGCCGCAACATCTACGGCGGCACTTACTCGTTGTTCAACGAGTTCTTCTCCCGTTGGGGACTGACGGTGGAGGCCGCCGACACCCATGATCCCGAAGCCCTCAGGGCCGCAGTCGCAGGGGATCGCGAGAACGGCATCTCGCCTGCGCAAGCCGTCTACTTCGAAACCATCACCAACCCGCTGCTCGACGTCAACGACGTGCGCGAGATCTCCTCGATCGCCCACGAGTACGGCGCGCTGTCGATCGTCGACAACACCTTCGTCACGCCGTACCTGCAGCAGCCGCTCGATCTTGGCGCCGACGTGGTGATCCACTCCGCCACCAAGTACCTGGCCGGACACTCCGAGGTGAACGCCGGTCTGGTAGTCGTGTCCCGCGACGATCTCGCGGAAAAGGTGTATTTCGCGCAGAACCGACTGGGCGGCGTGCTCGCCCCGGTCGAGTGCGACGCGGTGCGCCGCGGCATCCAGACGCTCGCGCTGCGCATGGACCGGCAGCAGGAGAACGCAGCCGCGGTCGCGCGCTACCTGCTGGCGCACCCGCTGGTCAAGGTCGTGCACTACCCGGGGTTGCCCGGGCACGATGTGACCGGCCTGAGCAGCGCCGAGGCGCTTGCGGCCAAGGGGCTCAAGGGCGGTGGCGGCGTGCTGAGCTTCGAGGTGATCCCCGGTGTGGACCCCTCGGTGATCCTCGACAATCTCAACGTGTTCCGTCTGGCGGTGAGCCTCGGCGCGGTGGAAAGCCTCGCCGAACTGCCGTGCCGCATGACCCATTTCGAACTGCCCCGCGAGGAGCGGCTGAAGGTCGGCATCACCGACGAGCTGATCCGACTGTCGATCGGCATCGAGGACAAGAGCGATCTGATCGAGGATCTCGGTCAGGCGCTCGACAAGGCGTACGGGGCGTTCATCAGCACGCACGCCGAGGCCGACGTACTCGGCCAGCTGTCCGCCGGCGTATTCGCGTGA